AGACATTATTTTTCAGCGGCAAATTATATCAAATTATATCACCATCAAGTTGAAAGAGGAGGGTAAATATCACCTAATTTTTCTTGGGCAAAACTAAGAAtagaagaatggaaagcagtCCAAAAAAGGATTTTGTTTTATAGgttttgtgtgtgaatgaagaCATGCGAACATTGACTTAACATTCCGAAGTTATGTaaagaaatgtgtatatatttttgcaaGTTATAATCTCCACCCGTATTGTGATAAATTAATGCTAGCAATGCAGCTCTCTGCTGGTATATTACTATTAGTTTGTATAGTTGACAACACAGATAAAATCCGAATGCCGGTGGTGACACTATACCCTAAATCGCCCACCAAACTGTACGCGAACTGGACCCTCGTGGAGTGCAAGACCAAATGTCCCATCATGCAGCAGAACATtcagtggaagaggaaaagaaaacactaccaTCTGGAGGAGTTCTTGCAGCCAAACGTCACGGAGTACACCATTAATAGTAAGACTGTGTTGAAGCTTGATGACTTACTACTTGTGATGTCGACATTCAGATCATACTATTAACAGTTTATATAGACCTGACTTGGAGTGAGATCATATTATTATCAGTTTGTATAGAACCAATGGGGAGTGAGTCTTGCAGCCCCTTAGTCCTCATTAGGTGAGACAGATGTTTTGGACACCCCATACAAGTGCTCCTTAACATTCCAAGCTTATCTCGTAAAGCAGAGACAGTCCCCCACCTGGTGTAGTTGGCTTTGGTCTGCCTCTTCTTCTATCGACCATTTATTTTTCACACATCAAACACAAGCACACTTTTTGGCCTGTACTTCGCTAATTTTAcatttgctgatttttttttttctttttctcataattactgaagatgtgtgtgtagtttttcGTTGCACTTCATCATGTAGTCACAATTTTTAGACTTGCATTTGTACAATATTTGGAGGTAAAGTAAGCTCTTACACAGTTCGAATgtgtctaacttttttttttttttttttttagtccttaACCATTCATGTCCATTGCTTTACAACTCAAGGTGCGAGCAAATGGTTAGAGTAACAATGGCTCCGTGCttgtatctagccaaaaatatatttGAATTAATGTATAACAATGATGTACTCGTATCTACAtgcaggaaagggaaagaattgtCCTGCCACCCTCTCTATCTtcatgtctctcctctctcgggAGATAGTCATTGAATATGGAATGTTATCAGATATGAATGGTTTCAATTTACTGAAGAATCGATGTTATTTTTCGTTCTGGCAGATCTGCAGCCAAACAAATCTTACAAAGTGAGAGTCCTGTTGGCTACCAGTGCTGGCTACCCAGAACACATGATTCGGCTGCCCTGGTACACCGTCAGGATGCCACGCAGCAGCTCTGACTTGCCACGGGATAATGTCTTCCTCATCGTTCATCTCTCCACTTGCAGCCAGAGGCCCACCGAGGTCTTGGTGAGTGCCGTTGTTGAACAACAAACGCCCTCTCGAAGTGATAGCTTTCGTCTTCAATAGTGTGAAGAGGTGTACTTAAGCGGCTATTTAACAACACTGTCATAGTTAACGCTTCAAGTAAAATCTTCAGTTTCTTAGGAGCCTTTCCAGGATTCTGTGACTTGCACTcactatttctacattatcacaTTAATGATACTCAGGATTTATGAATCTTATTTTTGCCACAGGTAAATTGGACGCTGGACGCCTCACTGCAGAAGGATCTTGCCAATTATCATGTGTTGTATAACACCTCCACCTCTGTCTGGCAAAAAGAACTCCCAACGACCGAAACTTCCCTAACACTCACATATCTAGGTAACTGTgatagaaattaatgaaatcaGTGAAAGATAACAGTGCCCTTGTACATTTTTCTATATCCATGATAATTTGTTTGAATTTTCATATACTTAACTATACTGAACCGCTGCTATATGTGTCATGTCTCTTATCCTAAAGTTCCGAGAACGTGTTACGGCGTGAAGGTCCGAGCCACCTACAGCACCGGGCGAAACAGCACCGAGTCTTACCTGAAGACCATCTGCACACTGCCACGGCCTCCCCACATCCTCTCCCAACACTCCAACACCAACAGGATCAAAGTGAACAAGCTCAGGGTTAGTGTTTATTCCCAGTTCTTTTTACAATCTGTTTTATAACTCTTTCTGTGAAATATGTACGCCAATGTCTATCTATAAGACTGTCAcatgatcagctgatctttatACTTATAGTCTAAATTGATAATTGAGGCTTTGTTTTATtaaggtatatatattttttttttaactgctacatcatctctatcatcatcaccactattatcatcatcatgaccACCAGCACTgccgctatcatcatcatcatcatcatcatcatcatcatcatcatcatcatcatcatcattccacCTTCCCTGCACTGGACAACTCCTGGGCATTACCGTAGCATTTACATATCAGTATCATGACCTAGTATCTCATCATGCATACTACTTCATATTGTTCAGTGTGACATTTAGCATTGCTCTTACAtcaattttaagtgttttttttttttttttttttggtctagaacacaaatctttttttttcacagatcaTTTTGTTCACAATATCTATTTTCATGTGTATCTTACATTTCCAAGGCCAAGAGGTCGAATTAGGCGGTAAACTTATGATAAAGCTTAATTTTCTGCATTAGATttgaggaacgaaaaaaaaaaaaaaaaaatgtgagaaaagtaTTACCCTTCATGCTAAGTCCACCTTCCATCACAGACCAAGGTGCTGAACACTACCAGCATGCGCATCACCTGGAAACACACGCCGCGGAAGATCCAGGTCGACTTCTACACCATTAGGGTCGAGAACGTTGAATCAGACCCGAACAGCCAAACGGAAACACCCGAAGACAAGCGGAGTGAGGTGAAGGGGACGCATTtggaggccgcgggaagaggtcCTCGCAGCCCACAGCCGACGAAATACGAAGATTCCCGAGACACGGCTAATATAAAAATATGTACATTTGGTGACGTAAATATGTAACATGATGAATATATAGTTAGTTATGGTATCCAAactgtgcttctctctctctatgtgtgtgtgtgtgtgtgtgtgtgtgtgtgtgttgataaggAGTCCCacaccatgacacacacacacacacacacacacacacacatccctgcaATCGCTCGCTAACACTGCACGCTATACGCTCCTACAGGACCATGAGGTCAAGCTGTACCGAGTCACCAACCGGAAGCTGACGGTGACGAGCCTGAAGCAGGACCACAACTACAAGGTCACCGTCacggcctccaccaccaccctcacaggTCACTCCGCCACCACCTACGTCACTCCAGATGAAGGAGGTAAGCACCGCGATTTTAATGCTCAGGACACTGTTAGGAGTGTGGCTTtattaaataaaatgaaaaattaataaaaataataataaaaacaccatcaccaccaccgccaccaccaccaccaccaacaacaacagcaatgataaaataaatataagtttCATGTGAATAGAGTGAATTTATACAGTGCTCCTTTGTGTTATCTAAAAGTTTAACAAAAATTTAATGCCATTTTATTTGACTCATATAATGTGCATCATGTTTAGCATATTTAAGAAGCAAACCCCCCTGATGTCATCCATTGCTTGAGAACcatgaaaaatgtaaaacaataaaaaaaagcctctAAATCTCCATTCCCCATTCAGTTCCCACGGCGCCGCTGAACGTGACGTGGGTTCCTGCAAGCCCGAAAGATGCCGTTCTCACCTGGAGCCCTCCACGCCTCATCAACGGCCGTTTAGTGCACTACCTGGTGAAATTTTCTCACGATCAGTGTATCATTAAAATGATATGTTAaccatctattatttatttatacaatatatttttgttatctgtgttaaagaaaatgtaagttgtGTTTTGTTGGAATGGGAGAAGTTTGGTACGcttctttgtggtgttttgtttcaccCACTACCTGTGAACATGGTCGGCCTGGCGGGTTGTCTAAGCCGGCCCACCAATGTACTGTGGGTTGTTGTGTTGGGTGGTCATCTGTGCtacaggttagttgtgtttatttatataccttGTGCTGTGAATTAGTATACTGTGGTGAAGATTACAAGCAAAGGATGTGTTTAGTAGCTAAGGTAATACAAGTGATATTATTGTTTGCCAGACGGAGAATGTAGGGACGCCCTGGACCTCGTGTCGGTTGGTGTGTTGGTTGGTCCTCCGTGCtacaggttagttgtgtttatttacctgcCATGTGCTGTGATTAGTATAATTTGGTGAAGGTTACAAATAGAGGATGTATTAGTAAGATAGGGTAATGTACAAGGGATATATTGTTGCCAGACAGAGTTGTGAGGACGCCCTGGACTGGATGATAGTTGGGGTGACATGTCAGGTGTGCTACGGGGATTCGAAGAGCGTCAGTGTGGGCCACTGAAGTGAGTACATTATGGGAAtttattgtgtattatgagtgatataCAAGTGAAGTTAGTTGGATTTTGTATActgattgttgctttatttttatatttgggaTATGATTGTAACGGATGTCAGAATCTCTACatgaagtgttattttcttggtaCCATTGTGAGGGATTGAACTGGGTGTACTATGATATGTGGATGTGTATTGATTTGCCCATGTTTGCAGGTCGAAACACTTCAAGCAATAAACACCTGTTACGATTTGTGGTTTATTACACATTTGGAATCCCCAACATTTCGACTTCAACCACAATGGGCTGGCAAGAGGAGATGGAATtgttaaagaggaagagggccaTTGCCAAGGGGAAATTCACAAGAAAGGTGACCCTGCTGGATGAGGGTGTACGGGAAGGTGAGCCAGTATCAGTATTGAAGAATAACTATGAACAGATTTCTGAGGCCTTTCAACACCTAGAAGACAGTAATGATGTGATATTAAAATATGTGTGTGATAATAAATTAGAAGACAAGTTAGTTAAGGAGGCTGAAGAATACATGCTAGATTGTGAAAGAATCATGAAGAAAAGACTAACAGAAATTAGTAACATTGAAAACATACAGAACAGTGTCAAGCCTAAAGTGAAGATAAAGGCATTTGAGCCTCCTAAATTTGATGGGAATTTAAGAGAGTACCCTCGTTTTAAGGAGGACTTTAAAAATCTAGTCAAAAGTGTGTATGGTGAAGATGCGTATGCATTGAAAATGTGTCTCAGTGGTGATGCCCTTCAGACTGTCAGAGGTGCAGAAGGTAATTATGAAGAAATGTTTGAAAGGTTAGATGACAAGTTTGGAAATGCAAGAAAGGTGGTGGACTTGGTAATAAGTGACCTTAGGGCTTTGAAAAGGATCAATGAAGGTGATACCAAAGGATTTATAAGGATGGTGGATCAGGTGGAACAGTGTTGGCTAGAtttgaaaaatataaacttGAATGAGGAACTTAATACTGCTAATGTAGTCAGTCATATTG
This genomic interval from Scylla paramamosain isolate STU-SP2022 chromosome 7, ASM3559412v1, whole genome shotgun sequence contains the following:
- the LOC135102185 gene encoding uncharacterized protein LOC135102185 isoform X2; this translates as MQEENLQPNKSYKVRVLLATSAGYPEHMIRLPWYTVRMPRSSSDLPRDNVFLIVHLSTCSQRPTEVLVNWTLDASLQKDLANYHVLYNTSTSVWQKELPTTETSLTLTYLVPRTCYGVKVRATYSTGRNSTESYLKTICTLPRPPHILSQHSNTNRIKVNKLRTKVLNTTSMRITWKHTPRKIQVDFYTIRVENVESDPNSQTETPEDKRSEVKGTHLEAAGRGPRSPQPTKYEDSRDTANIKDHEVKLYRVTNRKLTVTSLKQDHNYKVTVTASTTTLTGHSATTYVTPDEGVPTAPLNVTWVPASPKDAVLTWSPPRLINGRLVHYLVKFSHDQCIIKMIC
- the LOC135102185 gene encoding uncharacterized protein LOC135102185 isoform X1: MLAMQLSAGILLLVCIVDNTDKIRMPVVTLYPKSPTKLYANWTLVECKTKCPIMQQNIQWKRKRKHYHLEEFLQPNVTEYTINNLQPNKSYKVRVLLATSAGYPEHMIRLPWYTVRMPRSSSDLPRDNVFLIVHLSTCSQRPTEVLVNWTLDASLQKDLANYHVLYNTSTSVWQKELPTTETSLTLTYLVPRTCYGVKVRATYSTGRNSTESYLKTICTLPRPPHILSQHSNTNRIKVNKLRTKVLNTTSMRITWKHTPRKIQVDFYTIRVENVESDPNSQTETPEDKRSEVKGTHLEAAGRGPRSPQPTKYEDSRDTANIKDHEVKLYRVTNRKLTVTSLKQDHNYKVTVTASTTTLTGHSATTYVTPDEGVPTAPLNVTWVPASPKDAVLTWSPPRLINGRLVHYLVKFSHDQCIIKMIC